One part of the Microlunatus elymi genome encodes these proteins:
- a CDS encoding metallopeptidase family protein has protein sequence MSTRRRDRHGRGLRGPLAVRNPLTGTTVRPVQPPARASFFDEAVQDSIEQVNENCPDVLKGITVGIEEVPFLETAWSGERVPLAAAVAPTPTAFGRVVLYRRPIEHRAASRPGLQILIHRTLVEQLAALTGRSIEELDPDGLDDDD, from the coding sequence ATGTCCACCCGGCGGCGCGATCGACATGGCCGCGGTCTGCGCGGCCCGCTTGCGGTGCGCAATCCGCTGACCGGTACGACGGTCCGTCCGGTCCAGCCGCCGGCCCGGGCGTCCTTCTTCGACGAGGCGGTGCAGGACTCGATCGAACAGGTGAACGAGAACTGCCCGGACGTGTTGAAGGGCATCACGGTCGGCATCGAGGAAGTGCCGTTCCTGGAGACCGCGTGGTCGGGTGAACGGGTCCCGCTGGCCGCCGCGGTGGCGCCCACCCCCACCGCCTTCGGCCGGGTGGTGCTGTATCGGCGGCCGATCGAACACCGGGCCGCCAGCCGGCCGGGTCTGCAGATCCTGATCCACCGCACCCTGGTCGAGCAGTTGGCAGCCCTCACCGGGCGCAGCATCGAGGAACTCGATCCGGACGGATTGGACGAC
- a CDS encoding DUF3499 domain-containing protein: MTSRSCSRSGCDERAVATLTYVYNDSTAVIGPLASNVEPHGYDLCRRHSANLSAPRGWEVIRLATDFTDPEPSDDDLLALADAVREVGLNYGTDDAVGTLGAGGASSMVEVARRGHLTVLADPDA; this comes from the coding sequence GTGACGTCGAGAAGTTGCTCCCGCAGCGGTTGTGATGAGCGGGCGGTAGCCACTTTGACCTACGTCTACAACGACTCCACCGCGGTGATCGGCCCACTGGCCAGCAACGTCGAACCGCACGGCTACGACCTGTGTCGCCGGCATTCGGCCAATCTGTCGGCCCCGCGCGGCTGGGAAGTGATCCGGCTGGCGACCGACTTCACCGACCCCGAACCCAGCGACGACGACCTGCTCGCGCTGGCCGACGCCGTCCGCGAGGTCGGCCTCAACTACGGCACCGACGATGCGGTGGGGACGCTCGGCGCCGGTGGTGCATCGTCGATGGTCGAGGTCGCCCGCCGTGGGCACCTGACCGTGCTGGCCGACCCGGACGCCTGA
- a CDS encoding phosphomannomutase/phosphoglucomutase, which produces MIEPGIFKANDIRGVTGPDGEWDADGAYAIGTAAADVLELAGRTMVLGRDMRTSSPTYSAAFARGVRDRGVNVIDVGLTSTDQLWFCSGSLDLHGAMFTASHNPGRYNGIKFCKPGALPVDSQILSEIKKRALAGPTAPVAEPGSIEHRDLLHAYADHLHALVDTSGLRRLKVVADAGNGMAGHTLPAVLGDGAFEVIGLYTDPDGSFPNHAPNPLEPENLVDAQAAVREHGADLALVFDGDADRCFIIDERGEVVSPSVVTAMIAVQELAREPGATIVRNIITSRTVPEVVAEHGGRCVTTRVGHTFVKATMAETGAIFGGEHSAHYYFRDFWGADTGMLAGLHVLAMVGRSSLPLSELAAEYSRYFASGEINSTVPDAAAMLDKIEKLYADRGEIDRSDGLTVSSEDWWFNLRPSNTEPLLRFNAESVTQSLTDQIRDEVLAIVRS; this is translated from the coding sequence TTGATCGAACCGGGGATCTTCAAGGCCAACGACATTCGCGGGGTGACCGGGCCGGACGGCGAATGGGACGCCGACGGCGCGTACGCAATCGGCACCGCCGCCGCCGACGTGCTGGAACTGGCCGGCAGGACGATGGTGCTGGGCCGGGACATGCGGACCAGTTCGCCGACCTACAGCGCGGCGTTCGCCCGCGGCGTACGGGATCGCGGTGTGAACGTGATCGACGTCGGCCTGACCAGTACCGACCAGCTCTGGTTCTGCTCCGGCAGCCTCGATCTGCACGGGGCGATGTTCACTGCCAGCCACAATCCCGGCCGGTACAACGGGATCAAGTTCTGCAAGCCGGGGGCGCTGCCGGTGGACTCGCAGATCCTGTCCGAGATCAAGAAACGCGCGTTGGCCGGGCCGACCGCACCGGTCGCCGAGCCGGGCAGCATCGAACACCGCGACCTGCTGCACGCCTACGCCGATCACCTGCACGCCCTGGTCGACACGTCCGGGCTGCGCAGGCTCAAGGTGGTCGCCGATGCCGGCAACGGGATGGCCGGCCACACCCTGCCGGCGGTGCTGGGGGACGGTGCGTTCGAGGTGATCGGCCTCTACACCGATCCGGACGGCAGCTTCCCCAACCACGCTCCCAACCCGCTCGAGCCGGAGAACCTGGTGGACGCGCAGGCCGCGGTCCGCGAACACGGAGCAGACCTTGCGCTGGTCTTCGACGGTGACGCCGATCGCTGTTTCATCATCGACGAACGCGGCGAGGTGGTCAGCCCGTCGGTGGTGACGGCGATGATCGCGGTGCAGGAGCTTGCCCGCGAGCCGGGCGCGACGATCGTCCGCAACATCATCACCTCTCGGACAGTCCCGGAGGTGGTGGCCGAACACGGCGGTCGCTGCGTCACCACCCGGGTCGGGCACACCTTTGTCAAGGCGACGATGGCCGAGACCGGCGCGATCTTCGGCGGTGAGCATTCGGCGCACTACTACTTCCGCGACTTCTGGGGCGCCGACACCGGCATGCTGGCCGGACTGCATGTGCTGGCGATGGTCGGCCGGTCATCGCTGCCGCTGTCGGAGCTGGCAGCGGAGTATTCGCGCTATTTCGCCTCCGGCGAGATCAATTCGACGGTCCCGGACGCGGCGGCGATGCTGGACAAGATCGAGAAGCTGTACGCCGACCGGGGCGAGATCGATCGCTCCGACGGCCTGACCGTCAGCTCCGAGGACTGGTGGTTCAACCTCCGGCCGAGCAACACCGAACCGCTGCTGCGCTTCAACGCCGAGTCGGTGACACAATCATTGACTGACCAGATCCGGGACGAAGTCCTCGCGATCGTACGCAGCTGA
- a CDS encoding Trm112 family protein codes for MAVELAPELLAVLACPNCHGSLAVDHERSELVCTSPDCQLAYPVRDQIPILLIDEARPPKGAPSSSRNEGRPDQSAEQPDRGPEPGEGPNSQPDKDSQDSSKGPEPVEGPESQSSKGPEPVEGSESGPSSNTGGAA; via the coding sequence ATGGCCGTCGAGTTGGCGCCCGAACTGCTGGCGGTGCTGGCCTGCCCGAACTGCCACGGCAGTCTGGCAGTTGATCATGAACGCTCCGAGCTGGTCTGCACCTCGCCGGACTGCCAGCTGGCCTACCCGGTACGGGACCAGATCCCGATCCTGTTGATCGACGAAGCCCGCCCGCCCAAGGGGGCCCCTTCATCCAGCAGGAACGAAGGCCGACCCGATCAGAGCGCGGAGCAACCCGACCGCGGTCCTGAACCTGGCGAAGGACCGAACTCCCAACCGGACAAGGATTCTCAGGACTCGAGCAAGGGGCCTGAGCCTGTCGAAGGACCGGAATCGCAATCGAGCAAGGGTCCTGAGCCTGTCGAAGGATCGGAATCCGGGCCTTCGAGCAACACCGGCGGCGCAGCCTAG
- a CDS encoding IS1380 family transposase, which produces MKRNRGGGLVLDPRRESLISSSGALLLTETIRAAGLDRALSRALARWRADRYVHDPGKILLDVTVAVALGGDCLADVAAVRAQPEVFGPVASDPIISRLFTTLAADVDEVVTAIRSVHATARGRVWARRRPVSGPSGQRDGGQVIIDIDPTLVTAHSDKQGAGRTYKRGYGFHPICAFVDHGEHGTADTLAIDLRPGWASAMDSADHINTLDHALAQLPPGERDAVLVRTDSGPGNKDFLDHVIAAGLEYSVGFKASNRVAAAIETIPDQAWQPALDSNGDRREGAEVAELTRWMPPLTRGQDEWPAQMRVIARRERPHPGAQLRLTDHNGWRVTCFATNTRGPGWTIPVLEVRHRQRARCEDRIRALKDTGLRNLPFHGYNQNRIWVEIVALAADLLAWTQTLAFEPTADIRRWEPKRLRFRILAVAGRIIHTSRRHLLRLPRGWPWNHYIDHAWTSLSTA; this is translated from the coding sequence GTGAAGCGTAACCGAGGTGGCGGACTGGTTCTTGATCCCAGGCGTGAGTCGTTGATTTCGTCGTCGGGTGCGTTGTTGTTGACCGAGACGATCCGGGCTGCCGGTCTGGATCGGGCCTTGTCGAGGGCGTTGGCTCGGTGGCGGGCCGATCGCTACGTGCATGATCCGGGCAAGATCCTGCTCGATGTGACTGTCGCGGTCGCCCTGGGTGGGGATTGTCTGGCCGATGTGGCCGCGGTCCGGGCCCAGCCTGAGGTGTTCGGCCCGGTGGCCTCGGACCCGATAATCTCACGACTGTTCACAACACTGGCCGCCGATGTCGATGAGGTGGTGACCGCGATCCGCTCGGTTCACGCGACGGCCCGGGGCCGGGTCTGGGCCCGGCGGCGGCCGGTGTCGGGACCGTCCGGGCAGCGCGATGGCGGGCAGGTGATCATCGATATCGATCCCACGTTGGTGACCGCGCATTCGGACAAACAAGGCGCCGGCCGGACCTATAAGCGGGGTTACGGGTTCCATCCGATCTGCGCGTTCGTCGATCACGGCGAACACGGCACCGCCGACACGCTGGCCATCGATCTGCGGCCGGGATGGGCCTCGGCGATGGACAGTGCCGACCACATCAACACCCTGGACCACGCCCTGGCTCAACTCCCGCCCGGTGAACGCGACGCGGTGCTGGTGCGGACCGATTCCGGACCAGGCAACAAAGACTTCCTCGACCACGTCATCGCTGCCGGTCTGGAATACAGCGTCGGGTTCAAGGCCAGCAACCGGGTCGCGGCCGCGATCGAGACGATCCCGGACCAGGCCTGGCAGCCGGCCCTGGACAGCAACGGTGATCGGCGTGAGGGTGCCGAGGTCGCCGAACTCACCCGGTGGATGCCACCCCTGACCCGTGGCCAGGACGAGTGGCCGGCCCAGATGCGGGTGATCGCCCGCCGGGAACGGCCCCATCCCGGCGCCCAGCTGAGGTTGACCGATCACAACGGCTGGCGGGTCACCTGCTTTGCCACCAACACCCGCGGCCCGGGCTGGACCATCCCGGTGCTGGAAGTCCGACACCGCCAACGCGCCCGCTGCGAAGACCGGATCCGCGCCCTGAAAGACACCGGACTACGCAACCTGCCCTTCCACGGCTACAACCAGAACCGGATCTGGGTCGAGATCGTCGCCCTGGCAGCCGACCTCCTGGCCTGGACCCAGACCCTGGCCTTCGAACCCACCGCCGACATCCGCCGGTGGGAACCCAAACGACTCCGCTTCCGCATCCTCGCCGTGGCCGGACGCATCATCCACACCAGCCGCCGACACCTCCTGCGACTCCCACGCGGCTGGCCCTGGAACCACTACATCGACCACGCCTGGACCAGCCTGAGCACCGCCTGA
- a CDS encoding SIS domain-containing protein, whose amino-acid sequence MPFFDDSLLDDPTALAAADGMLRRLAQAGARIRIEAEQAAAALSAVVELPRPRAVIAAGSEARLIRSMLEPSCPVPFLAWPRHGLPGWVGALDLVVVLATDGADANLVATAREAIRRGSQLIIACPQPSVIAERVSGRDAIMLPTKTGDTLAAAVIVLAALHRMQLGPIVDAEAVAGAFDRVAEDCSPYVDVAENPAKDLALGLAETQPLVWGGSVLASRASRRVAETLRAASGRAALAADAGELVPVLASVTRKDLFDDPFENPQPSERRPALVILDDGTGDQLTNSWQNRLREVADAADVRVCPIYCTSGGDLDRYAGLLQTGLFGAVYLAVGLGRSIWQD is encoded by the coding sequence ATGCCCTTCTTCGACGATTCCCTGCTGGACGATCCCACCGCCCTGGCGGCGGCCGACGGCATGCTGCGCCGGCTCGCGCAGGCCGGCGCCCGGATCCGGATCGAGGCCGAACAGGCCGCTGCGGCGTTGTCGGCGGTGGTCGAGCTGCCGCGGCCACGAGCTGTGATCGCGGCCGGTTCGGAAGCCCGGCTGATCCGGTCCATGCTCGAACCGAGTTGCCCGGTGCCGTTCCTGGCCTGGCCACGGCACGGCCTGCCCGGCTGGGTGGGTGCGCTGGATCTGGTGGTGGTGCTGGCCACCGACGGCGCCGACGCCAACCTGGTCGCGACCGCGCGTGAGGCGATCCGCCGCGGCAGCCAGTTGATCATCGCCTGCCCGCAGCCATCGGTGATCGCCGAGCGTGTGTCCGGGCGGGACGCGATCATGCTGCCGACCAAGACCGGAGACACCCTGGCGGCGGCGGTGATCGTGCTGGCCGCGCTGCACCGGATGCAGCTCGGGCCGATCGTGGACGCCGAGGCCGTTGCCGGCGCGTTCGACCGGGTGGCCGAGGACTGCTCCCCGTACGTCGACGTGGCCGAGAATCCGGCCAAGGATCTCGCGCTCGGGCTGGCCGAGACACAGCCGTTGGTCTGGGGCGGGTCGGTGCTGGCCAGCCGCGCCAGCCGCCGGGTGGCCGAGACGTTGCGCGCGGCCAGCGGGCGAGCTGCGTTGGCCGCAGATGCGGGGGAATTGGTGCCGGTGCTGGCATCGGTCACCCGCAAGGATCTTTTCGACGATCCGTTCGAGAACCCGCAGCCGTCCGAACGACGGCCGGCGTTGGTGATCTTGGACGACGGTACCGGTGATCAACTCACCAACAGCTGGCAGAACCGGTTGCGTGAAGTGGCCGACGCCGCCGACGTACGGGTGTGCCCGATCTACTGCACCAGCGGTGGTGATCTTGATCGGTACGCCGGACTGCTGCAGACCGGCCTGTTCGGCGCGGTCTACTTGGCGGTCGGGTTGGGCCGTTCGATCTGGCAGGATTGA
- a CDS encoding cation diffusion facilitator family transporter: protein MSSETAAEPSGAPAGAPGEPEAAGHSSNKAIIAALLANTFIAVLKFAGWALTGASSMLAEAIHSVADTGNQFLLLIGGRRAKKEATAEHPFGYGRERYVFAFMVAIVMFSIGGVFALYEAYHKLEEILAGHHDDLGRWWWVPIVILIGAIIAEGLSLRTAIGESNKARGSQRLSRFIRSAKAPELPVVLLEDSAAVIGLVFALFGVVLTKITGNGIFDVIGTALIGLLLVAVAITLATETKSLLLGEAASPQAIDKINSALVGTEGVDRVIHMKTLHLGPEEIMVAAKIAVSPEDSATEVAGLINRAESAIRAAEPMVTALYLEPDIYVKDYQPAPRPERPAAPSH from the coding sequence GTGAGTTCTGAGACCGCCGCCGAGCCGAGCGGTGCCCCGGCCGGTGCGCCCGGCGAGCCCGAAGCCGCCGGACACAGCAGCAACAAGGCGATCATCGCCGCGCTGCTGGCCAACACCTTCATCGCTGTGCTGAAATTCGCCGGCTGGGCGCTGACCGGTGCGTCGTCGATGCTCGCCGAGGCGATCCATTCCGTAGCGGATACCGGCAATCAGTTCCTGCTGCTGATCGGCGGTCGGAGAGCGAAGAAGGAAGCGACCGCGGAGCACCCGTTCGGCTACGGCCGGGAGCGGTACGTGTTCGCGTTCATGGTCGCCATCGTGATGTTCAGCATCGGTGGCGTGTTCGCGCTGTACGAGGCCTATCACAAGCTGGAGGAGATCCTCGCCGGGCACCACGACGACTTGGGCCGCTGGTGGTGGGTGCCGATCGTGATCTTGATCGGCGCGATCATCGCCGAAGGTCTGTCGCTGCGGACCGCGATCGGCGAGTCCAACAAGGCGCGGGGCAGCCAACGGTTGTCCCGGTTCATCCGATCGGCCAAGGCGCCGGAGCTTCCGGTGGTGTTGCTGGAGGACTCCGCCGCGGTGATCGGGCTGGTGTTCGCGCTGTTCGGTGTGGTGCTGACCAAGATCACCGGCAACGGCATCTTCGACGTCATCGGAACCGCCCTGATCGGCCTGCTGCTGGTCGCGGTGGCGATCACGCTGGCGACCGAGACGAAGAGCCTGCTGCTGGGCGAGGCCGCCTCGCCGCAGGCGATCGACAAGATCAACTCCGCGCTGGTCGGCACCGAGGGCGTCGATCGGGTGATCCACATGAAGACTCTGCATCTGGGTCCGGAGGAGATCATGGTCGCCGCCAAGATCGCCGTCAGCCCGGAGGACTCGGCCACCGAGGTCGCGGGGCTGATCAATCGCGCCGAGTCGGCCATCCGGGCCGCCGAACCGATGGTGACCGCGCTCTACCTGGAGCCCGACATCTACGTCAAGGACTACCAACCCGCGCCCCGCCCCGAGCGCCCCGCCGCCCCCTCGCACTGA
- the aroQ gene encoding type II 3-dehydroquinate dehydratase: MGQRAVLVLNGPNLGRLGKREPETYGSTTHDDLAAQLIKVGAEFGLDVEVRQTDAEAEMIGWLHEAADYSIPVVLNPAAWSHYSIAIADAVAQRTADLIEVHISNIHTREEFRHHSVISAYATGVIAGLGLDGYELALRKLAA; encoded by the coding sequence ATGGGGCAGCGGGCAGTGCTGGTTTTGAACGGGCCGAACCTGGGCCGGTTGGGCAAGCGGGAGCCGGAGACGTACGGGTCGACAACGCACGATGATCTTGCCGCCCAGTTGATCAAGGTCGGGGCCGAGTTCGGACTCGATGTCGAGGTCCGGCAGACCGATGCCGAGGCGGAGATGATCGGCTGGCTGCACGAGGCCGCCGACTACTCCATCCCGGTGGTGCTCAACCCGGCCGCCTGGAGCCACTACTCCATCGCGATCGCCGACGCGGTGGCCCAGCGCACCGCCGACCTGATCGAGGTGCACATCTCGAACATCCACACCCGGGAGGAATTCCGGCACCACTCGGTGATCTCCGCCTACGCCACCGGGGTGATTGCCGGCCTCGGCCTGGACGGCTACGAGTTGGCCCTGCGCAAACTCGCCGCCTGA
- a CDS encoding type II toxin-antitoxin system VapC family toxin, with protein MSRVLLDTHALLWWFTDDPRLSSAARSEIASIDNQVFVSAASAWEISTKQRLGKLDEVPEATERYPQLVALNGFTPLPVEQRHALTAGSFDVVHRDPFDRMLAAQSKLESLPLVTKDPAFQLFEIETLW; from the coding sequence GTGAGCCGGGTTCTCCTCGACACCCATGCGCTGTTGTGGTGGTTCACCGACGACCCCAGGCTGTCGTCGGCGGCCCGTTCCGAGATCGCTTCGATCGACAACCAGGTCTTTGTCAGTGCCGCGAGCGCATGGGAGATCTCGACAAAGCAGCGCCTGGGCAAGCTCGACGAGGTGCCGGAGGCGACGGAGCGCTATCCGCAGCTCGTCGCGCTCAACGGGTTCACCCCACTGCCCGTCGAACAGCGGCACGCGCTGACAGCCGGCAGTTTCGATGTGGTCCATCGCGATCCGTTCGACCGCATGCTGGCCGCCCAGAGCAAGCTCGAGTCGCTTCCGCTTGTGACCAAGGACCCGGCCTTCCAGCTGTTCGAGATCGAGACCCTCTGGTGA
- a CDS encoding type II toxin-antitoxin system Phd/YefM family antitoxin, which produces MVTINVHDAKTHLSRLLERAHAGEEIILAKSGIPYARLVPLAPSEAREPGGLDGYLGESFFDSLPDSELDAWEGDS; this is translated from the coding sequence ATGGTGACCATCAACGTCCACGACGCGAAGACTCATCTGTCCCGGCTGCTGGAACGCGCCCATGCCGGTGAGGAGATCATCCTCGCCAAGTCCGGCATCCCGTACGCGCGTCTGGTGCCCCTTGCTCCCAGCGAAGCGCGAGAGCCCGGGGGGCTCGACGGCTACCTCGGCGAGTCGTTCTTCGACTCGCTGCCCGACTCCGAATTGGACGCTTGGGAAGGTGACTCGTGA
- a CDS encoding DUF2786 domain-containing protein, whose translation MSNRQRRRNDRSRSRPWSPAGGESAFVRPDARAHPRMAERAHAQAMAEQVRYVIDLGIRDTAPDVSAVVAEQVLIELEQLSVGAPADWLDPRFVMAEEVLTMIGNRWESGWQPADLLHYLRRGTPRLDDLGAAGVLEQHRRSGLAARAPAWWRAQLPGNFDVPAAGPGRAGWLFSADADPLRRWRRALSLMRQLRRMHRLAPLGPPPSAWRDETEPGGSRSPFASARPSSQRYGSSAVDPGLLGRVRALLAKAESTTFSAEAEALTAKAQELISRHAIDEALLQSESASAYQVSARRLYIDNPYALTKATLAQRVAEANRVRAVWDEQAGASTIVGMAGDLEQVELLFTSLLVQAVRAMTEHGDGSRTGSVNRSAGFRRSFLLAYATRIGERLSETAERVAAEYGTDLVPVLAEQQEAVDQELRRMFPSISSGGSRRVDARGWHAGTAAADQAVLPRGRLASG comes from the coding sequence ATGAGCAATCGGCAACGTCGTCGCAACGACCGTTCCAGGTCCCGGCCCTGGTCGCCCGCCGGTGGCGAGTCCGCCTTTGTCCGTCCCGACGCGAGAGCCCATCCGCGGATGGCCGAGCGGGCGCACGCCCAGGCCATGGCCGAGCAGGTGCGCTACGTGATCGATCTGGGCATCCGCGACACCGCTCCCGACGTTTCGGCCGTCGTGGCCGAGCAGGTGTTGATCGAGCTCGAACAGCTCAGCGTCGGGGCACCGGCCGACTGGCTCGACCCTCGATTCGTGATGGCCGAGGAAGTGCTGACCATGATCGGCAACCGCTGGGAGTCCGGCTGGCAGCCCGCCGATCTGCTGCACTATCTTCGGCGCGGCACGCCACGACTCGACGATCTGGGCGCCGCCGGCGTTCTCGAGCAGCACCGTCGTAGCGGGTTGGCCGCCCGGGCACCGGCCTGGTGGCGGGCCCAGCTGCCCGGCAACTTCGACGTCCCCGCAGCGGGTCCCGGCCGGGCCGGCTGGTTATTTTCGGCCGATGCCGATCCGCTCCGGCGTTGGCGTCGGGCACTGTCGCTGATGCGGCAGCTGCGCCGAATGCATCGGCTGGCGCCGCTGGGTCCGCCGCCGTCGGCGTGGCGCGACGAGACCGAGCCGGGAGGATCCCGGTCACCGTTCGCGTCTGCCCGGCCGTCGTCGCAGCGCTACGGCTCGTCCGCCGTCGATCCTGGGCTGCTGGGCCGGGTCCGGGCACTGCTGGCCAAAGCGGAGTCGACCACCTTCTCCGCCGAGGCCGAGGCCCTGACGGCCAAGGCGCAGGAGTTGATCAGCCGGCACGCCATCGACGAGGCACTGCTGCAGTCCGAGTCGGCGTCCGCCTACCAGGTCAGCGCGCGACGGCTCTACATCGACAACCCGTATGCGCTGACCAAGGCCACCCTGGCCCAGCGGGTGGCCGAGGCGAACCGGGTCCGGGCGGTATGGGACGAGCAGGCCGGAGCCAGCACCATCGTCGGGATGGCGGGCGACCTGGAGCAGGTCGAGTTGCTGTTCACCTCACTGCTGGTGCAGGCGGTTCGGGCGATGACCGAGCACGGCGACGGCAGCCGGACGGGCAGCGTCAACCGCTCGGCCGGCTTCCGGCGCTCGTTCCTGCTCGCCTACGCCACCCGGATCGGCGAACGGCTGAGCGAGACCGCCGAACGGGTCGCCGCGGAGTACGGCACCGACCTCGTCCCGGTCCTGGCCGAGCAGCAGGAGGCCGTCGACCAGGAGCTGCGCCGGATGTTCCCCTCGATCAGCAGCGGCGGTTCCCGTCGCGTCGACGCCCGCGGCTGGCACGCGGGGACCGCCGCAGCCGATCAGGCCGTACTGCCGAGGGGCCGCCTCGCCTCCGGCTGA
- a CDS encoding TetR/AcrR family transcriptional regulator yields the protein MPSFQRAHSEEQRAARRSAILQTAAVMLTEMPVAALSLNELSRRVGLAKSNVLRYFPSREAILLSLLTRESAGLVAEVSEQLKRADRRRTVLRRSEIVADVFVAALADRPVLCDLLSAQAGVLERNITVEVATEFKRASIDQVRLLAEVVHRQLPELAVPDCSRLIGASLLQIGAVWTHSQPAESVQAVYHEHPDLAVFPVDFADTMYALIVTFAAGLLVRSKAI from the coding sequence ATGCCGTCCTTCCAGCGTGCTCACAGTGAGGAGCAGCGAGCCGCCCGCCGGTCGGCGATCCTGCAGACCGCCGCTGTGATGCTCACCGAGATGCCGGTGGCCGCGCTGAGCCTGAACGAGCTCAGCCGCCGAGTGGGTCTGGCCAAGTCGAACGTATTGCGCTACTTCCCAAGCAGGGAAGCGATCCTGTTGAGTCTCTTGACCCGCGAGTCGGCCGGGTTGGTCGCCGAGGTGAGCGAGCAGCTGAAGCGAGCGGACCGGCGACGTACGGTCTTGCGGCGCAGCGAGATCGTCGCCGACGTGTTCGTCGCGGCCCTCGCCGACCGCCCGGTCCTGTGTGACCTGCTGAGCGCCCAGGCCGGTGTGCTGGAACGCAACATCACCGTCGAAGTCGCGACCGAGTTCAAGCGAGCCTCGATCGATCAGGTCCGGTTGCTGGCCGAGGTGGTGCACCGGCAGCTGCCCGAGCTCGCGGTGCCGGACTGCAGCCGGCTGATCGGCGCGTCACTGCTCCAGATCGGCGCGGTGTGGACGCATTCGCAGCCTGCGGAATCGGTGCAGGCGGTCTATCACGAACACCCGGACCTGGCCGTCTTCCCGGTGGACTTCGCCGACACCATGTACGCGTTGATCGTCACGTTCGCGGCCGGCCTGCTGGTCCGTTCGAAGGCGATCTGA
- a CDS encoding SDR family oxidoreductase, translating to MYEVPDQSGRRFVITGANSGTGKEAAKRLAGAGAEVIMAVRSPEKGEVARDEILAENSEARLEVRRVDLASLSSVAGFADELIKDGRPIHVLINNAGVMVPPRRFLTEDGFELQFGTNFLGPFALTVRLLPLLLAAPQPRVATMSSGVATIGRIRFRDLQFERGYQPWLAYGQSKLADLLLTKRLAELASAADWPLLSTAAHPGYTQTNLQVSGASLGRDKPRRILQFSGPLPVQQPPEGTEPLLFAAADPGAVQGGYYGPSGLGHLTGPTGPARYPRSARGVDLARSVWAVAEDLTGVRADLSALGGVSPR from the coding sequence ATGTACGAGGTTCCTGATCAATCCGGCCGGCGCTTCGTGATCACCGGCGCCAACAGTGGCACCGGCAAGGAGGCGGCGAAACGGCTTGCCGGTGCCGGCGCCGAGGTGATCATGGCGGTCCGTTCGCCGGAGAAGGGCGAGGTTGCCCGGGACGAGATCCTCGCCGAGAATTCCGAAGCCCGCTTGGAGGTCCGGCGAGTTGATCTTGCCAGTCTGAGCAGTGTGGCCGGGTTCGCCGACGAGTTGATCAAGGACGGCCGGCCGATTCACGTCTTGATCAACAACGCCGGAGTGATGGTGCCGCCCCGGCGGTTCCTGACCGAGGACGGCTTCGAACTTCAGTTCGGCACCAACTTCCTCGGTCCGTTCGCGCTGACGGTCCGGTTGCTGCCGCTGCTGCTGGCCGCGCCGCAGCCGAGGGTGGCGACGATGTCCAGCGGGGTGGCGACGATCGGCCGGATCCGCTTCCGGGATCTTCAGTTCGAACGCGGCTATCAGCCGTGGCTGGCCTACGGCCAGTCCAAACTCGCGGACCTGCTGCTGACCAAGCGGCTGGCCGAGTTGGCGAGTGCGGCGGACTGGCCGCTGCTCAGCACCGCGGCGCATCCGGGCTACACGCAGACGAATCTTCAGGTGTCCGGCGCCAGTCTCGGCCGGGACAAGCCGCGGCGAATCCTGCAGTTCAGCGGGCCGCTGCCGGTGCAGCAGCCGCCGGAGGGTACCGAACCGCTGCTGTTCGCGGCTGCCGATCCGGGCGCCGTTCAGGGTGGTTACTACGGTCCGAGCGGGCTCGGTCATCTGACCGGCCCGACCGGACCGGCGCGTTACCCACGGTCGGCCCGCGGCGTCGACCTGGCCCGATCGGTGTGGGCCGTCGCCGAGGACCTGACCGGGGTCCGCGCCGACTTGTCAGCGTTGGGCGGCGTCAGCCCACGCTGA